One window from the genome of Balaenoptera musculus isolate JJ_BM4_2016_0621 chromosome 3, mBalMus1.pri.v3, whole genome shotgun sequence encodes:
- the LOC118892911 gene encoding LOW QUALITY PROTEIN: pygopus homolog 2-like (The sequence of the model RefSeq protein was modified relative to this genomic sequence to represent the inferred CDS: inserted 1 base in 1 codon; deleted 2 bases in 1 codon) — translation MAASAPPPPDKLEGGGGPAPPPEPPSAGRKQGKACSQIKSPEKKRRKANTQGPAYSHLTVQFSPPPTPMVDHLVASDPFEDDFGAPKVEGTAPPFLGRPVPFVGFRVPGCMAGQVPPGCGTGGGGGPQLLHQQCPLPFPSNSMGPAFNMPPXPGNPPPGNMNLPSQPFNQPLGQNFSPPGGQMMPGPVGGCGPTISPTMGQPPRGELGPPSLPQCFAQPGAPFGPSPLQRPGQGLPSLPPNTGPFPGPDPGFPGPGGEDGGKPLNAPAPTAFPQEPHSGSPAAAVNGNQPSFPPNSSGRGGGTPDANSLAPPGKTSAGSGPQPPPGLVYPCGACRSEVNDDQDAVLCEASCQKWFHRECRGMTDSAYGLLTTEASAVWACDLCLKTKEIQPVYMREGMGQLVAANDG, via the exons ATGGCCGCCTCGGCGCCGCCCCCACCGGACAAGCTGGAGGGAGGTGGCGGCCCCGCACCGCCCCCTGAGCCACCCAGCGCCGGGAGGAAGCAGGGCAAGGCCTGCTCGcaaataaagagcccagaaaagaAGCGAAGGAAGGCGAATACTCAGGGCCCTGCATACTCACATCTGACGGTT CAGTTTTCGCCACCCCCGACTCCCATGGTGGATCACCTGGTTGCATCTGACCCTTTTGAGGATGACTTCGGAGCTCCTAAGGTGGAGGGCACAGCCCCTCCATTCCTGGGCAGGCCTGTCCCCTTTGTGGGCTTCCGTGTACCGGGGTGCATGGCAGGCCAGGTACCCCCAGGCTGTGGcactgggggtggaggaggcccCCAGCTTCTTCATCAACAgtgccccctccctttcccttccaaCTCCATGGGCCCTGCTTTCAACATGCCCC CCCCAGGCAACCCTCCCCCAGGCAACATGAACTTACCCAGCCAACCCTTCAACCAGCCTCTGGGTCAAAACTTCAGCCCACCTGGTGGGCAGATGATGCCAGGCCCCGTGGGGGGATGTGGCCCCACAATCTCACCCACCATGGGACAGCCTCCCAGAGGGGAGCTGGgccccccttctctcccccaaTGCTTTGCCCAGCCAGGGGCACCTTTTGGCCCTTCTCCTCTCCAGAGACCTGGTCAGGGGCTCCCCAGCTTGCCCCCCAACACAGGTCCCTTCCCTGGTCCGGACCCTGGCTTTCCTGGCCCTGGTGGTGAGGATGGGGGGAAGCCCTTAAATGCACCTGCTCCCACTGCTTTTCCCCAGGAGCCCCATTCAGGCTCCCCAGCTGCTGCTGTTAATGGAAATCAGCCCAGTTTTCCCCCAAACAGcagtgggcggggtgggggcaccCCGGATGCCAATAGCCTGGCACCCCCTGGCAAGACAAGTGCGGGCTCAgggccccagcctcccccaggccTGGTATATCCATGTGGTGCCTGTCGGAGTGAGGTGAACGACGACCAAGATGCCGTTCTGTGTGAGGCTTCCTGCCAGAAGTGGTTCCACCGCGAGTGCAGGGGCATGACTGACAGCGCCTATGGGCTGCTGACCACTGAGGCCTCTGCTGTCTGGGCCTGCGATCTCTGCCTCAAGACCAAGGAGATCCAGCCTGTCTACATGCGCGAGGGCATGGGGCAGCTGGTGGCTGCTAACGATGGGTGA